Part of the Nitrospirota bacterium genome, TAGGAAGGATCATTATTAATAGGGGCTTTGAGGCTATAATCGGCTCTCCCCAGATGGCACCCTTGCCAAGAACCTCTCTTACAAAGCTTATCATGACAAGGGCTATGAGAAATCCCATACCCATGCCCAGGCCGTCTACAACAGATGGGATCACTTTTTGTTTGCTCGCAAAGACCTCTGCCCTCGAAAGGATGATTGCAAATGCCACAATGAGCTGGATATAAAGGCCCATATCCTTATAAACATCCCTTGCATGTGCCGCCATCATGAGGTCAGTAACAGTAACCCATGTGGCAATAATAAACATATACGCTGGTATGCGGACTTTTGGATGTATGAACTTCTTCAGGACTGAAACTGTCAGATTGACCATGGTTATAACAAAGAGCACTGCAATACCCATAAGAAAACCGTTCTTTACGCCGCTGGTGACAGCAACTGCAGGGCAGAGGCTCAGGGCCAAACGGAACACTGGATTTTCGCCGAAGATTCCATTCTTGAATATCTTCCAGTAGTTCATTCCGCCTCCTTTTTAGAAGCTTCTTCTTTGCCATATTTTTCATGCAGCATCTTCACAGCATCCTTTACGCCATTTGTTACTGCACGGCTTGAGATTGTAGCGCCTGTTACAGCCTGTATTTTATCTTTGGTCTCGCCTTTTACGAGCACAAGCTGGTCAAGGCCCTTTCCTTTAAACTGGTCTTTAAACTCAGGACTCTCTATTACATCTCCAAGCCCTGGTGTCTCACCATGTCTCAGGACATTTATAGATTTAATTTTTAAATCATTATCAACCGAGATGAGGAGCTTTATGTAGCTTGAATATCCCTTCCCGATACTCGATGCGATATAGCCTATAATGTTGTCACCCTTTTTGGCCTCAAAGTATTCATTCTCTTTTTTAAAAAGAAACCATTTACCTGCCTCATCTATCCTCTCAGCCTCAGGGGCCATTTTCTTCAGTGCCTCTTCTTTCTCCCTGACCTCAGCCCAGTACATCACAGGCGATGCATGCGAGAATATTCCGGCCATAATAAGCCCTGCACAGACAAATATCACAACCAGACTCATGGTTATCTTTATCACGTCATTCATTGCTTCTGTTCCTTTGCACCGAATGTCCTGGTCTTGAAACGTCTATCCAGGAGTGGTGCAAAACAATTCATAATGAGTATTGCAAACATAACCCCTTCTGGATAACCGCCCTTGAGCCTTATAAGTGCTGTTAAGGCACCACAGCCTATCCCGAAGATTATCTGGGCCTTTCTCACAGTCGGGCATGTTACATAATCAGTTGCCATGAAAAAGGCGCCCAGGACAAGGCCTCCGCTTAAAAAATGAAGGATAGGGTCACCGGTAAAGAGGGCATCTTTTCCTCCAAAAATCCATGTAAGGGCAACTACTGTTGCTATAAATGAAAACGGTATATGCCATGTTATATAACCCCTGTAAAAGAGAAAGGCTGCTCCCAGTAAAAGGGCAATTACCGATGTCTCGCCGAGGGAGCCTGCCCTGTCTCCAATAAAAAGACTCACATATAAATCAGATTTATCTCCAAACACTTCCACAAGCTTGCTCATACCTTCCTCTTTAAGTATCCCGAGGGGTGTGGCTGTAGTCACTGCATCCAGGGAGGTAATGCTCGCTACAGGTTTATGCCATGTTGTCATGGCCTTTGGCCATGTAACAATCATAAGGGTTCTGCCAATAAGTGCGGGGTTAAATATGTTATAGCCAAGGCCCCCGAATAGGTGTTTGGTAATAACAATAGCCACCATGGAACCAATCACCGGCTGATAAAGGGGAAGAGATGAGGGGAGGTTAAGGCCAAGAAGAAGTCCAGTGAGAAAAGCGCTACCATCACTCACTGTGACCTTTCTCTTAAGGATCATCTGTGTCATGGCCTCAAAAACAACGCATGAAATGACTGATACGGCTGTAACCATTAATGCCCTTGGACCAAAATAATATGCAGACATCAAAAACGCAGGTAAAAGCGCCAGTGACACAGTCCACATAATCCTGGCGGTTGTCTCTTCGTCCTTGATATGCGGGCTTATGGCAACTATGAGTTTCTTATCAGATGCTTCCATGAAGTTCCTTATAGACCCTTCCCCCGATATTCATCGGGGTCAGGGTAAATGCGACTTATTATATTAGTTTTAATATTCGGTCGCATTTATTTTTTCGCTAAAATGAACTTTGCAAGTTTGATCCACTGCACAATTGGACGCCTGGCCGGGCACAAGTAAGCACAGGTGCCGCATTCAAAGCAGTCCATCAGATTGTATCCTCTCATATCCTTATAATGTCCTCTTTCAGCAAGTACACTTAAAATTGAGGGTTGTAGTCCCATGGGGCATGCGTCAACACATCTGCCGCACCTGATGCACGACCCATAGTCAACATCCTCTACCTCATCCTCTCGTAACACCAGAATGCCTGATGTCCCTTTGATAACAGGCGTATCAAGGGATGTCTGCGCAATCCCCATCATAGGCCCTCCGGCAACAACCCTTCCAATGCCATTGGAGAAACCTCCACATTCTTCTATTAATTGTAAGATTGGAGTCCCTATCCTCACGAGCAGATTTCTGGGCTCTCTGATGCCCCGCCCGGTAACAGTTACAACCCTCTCAATCAATGGTCTTCCATAACGAACAGCATCATAGATAGCCACTGCTGTACCAACATTCTGAACAACAACTCCAACATCCATTGGCAAACCGCCTGATGGGACTTCTCTGTTAAGAATAGCCTTTATCAGCATCTTTTCAGCGCCCTGTGGATATTTGGTCTCTAAGGCAAAGACTTCTATATCTTGAGTTCCTGAAACTGCCTGCGAGATTTTCTGGATTGCATCAGGTTTGTTCTCTTCAATGCCTATATAACCCTTACTTACACCCATTGACTTCATTATTATCCTCAGGCCTTCGATTACATCTTCAGGGCGTTCAAGCATTAAACTGTGGTCTGAAGTCAGATAAGGCTCGCACTCTGCACCATTCAGGATAACGGCATTTATGGGCTTCTCTTCTGGCGGAGAAAGTTTCACATGGGTCGGGAAAGTCGCACCGCCCATGCCTACTATTCCTGCATTCTTTACAATATTTCTAATTTCCTCAGCAGTTAGTGAAAGGTAGTCATTATTTTCTTTAAGTCCTGAGACCCACTCATCTCTGCCATCATTTTCAATTACAAGGGCAGGCATATCCCTTCCAGAGACGTGAGGGAAATTACCGGCAGCGATTATCTTGCCTGAAATAGATGCATGTACGGGTGTTGAGACAAAACCCTGAGCTTCCCCTATTATCTGCCCTTTTTTGACTTCATCGCCAACATTCACCGCTGCCTTACACGGGGCGCCGATGTGCTGGATTAAGGGGATGATTGCTCTCTGGGGAGGCTTTGCCAATAGTACTGGTTTACCAGCAGTTAGTTCTTTACTTTCTTCAGGGTGTGTTCCCCGCTCAAACGTAGCCGCTTTCATCTTTACTCCCCTACGTGTCGTAAGAAAACCATTCTGCCTATTGACAGATTCGATAAGTAGTTAAATTAAATAAGGTTTTTAACCTATCATTATTATAAGTTTTATGTCAAGTTTTTCTAACGGTCTCCCATGCATTTATCTTGCCAGAGGCACCTGCCATGTGATAAACTTTTTTATATAATGAAGGGTAAATTTGTTTTTATTGTTTCTGCATTACTGGCCCTTGGGATTGTGTTAATACTGGGTTACGAAGACAATGAGATAAAAACTACCCCCTCCCATCGAACTTCTTCTGTGCAGGGGTTTCGCATAACTAACAAGGAGGGGAATAAAACCCAATGGGAGCTCACAGCCAATAAAGCTGAATTTCAGGAAGGGGAGAAAGAGATTTTGCTCAAGGATATAACACTGAAGTTACAACATAACAATGAAATTATTCTTACTGGCAGCAGTGGCATTTATAATATTCAAAATAGTAACCTTGCTGTAAATAAGCCTGTAGAGGTGAACATGGACTTTTATAAATTAACTACAGACTCCTTATTGTGGAATGGCTCAGAGGAATTAATCACTACTAAGGATGACATAAAATTGATCGGCAAGACCTTTTTAATAGAAGGCAGCGGTCTTTCAGCCACGATGGGAGAGCAGAAAGTGAGGGTTCTCAGTGACGTCAAAGCCCAGTTTTACAGATAAGGCACTTCTCTCTTTTATATTAACTATTTTTATAACAGGCATTGCCCCATCTTTTCCCGACAGAGTCGGGCTCTCCGATGCGGAAGACACAAAAGAACAAACAAAAACCGAGAAAAAGCCAATAATTATCACATCAAAAACCCTGACAGCCGATAACAAAACAAACACCGCCATCTTTGAGGGCTCTGTTGTGGCAAAAACCGAAGACATCACCATTTACTCAGATAAGATGATAGTTTATTCTGATAATACACGGAATAAGATAACAAAAATAGAAGCCTCCGGAAATGTGAGGGCACACAAAAAAGAGCGGGCGATTTTTTCTAAAGAGGCCACATATTATGAAGAAGATGAAAAAATTGTATTTACCGGCGAGCCGAAGGCCGTAGAAGGAGAGAATGTTGTCACAGGCACAAAGATTACTTATTTTATCAAGGATGACAGGTCTATAGTCGAGGGCAGCAGGGCATTTTTAAAGAAAAAGGGTGAAAGATAGTGCATACCCTCACGGTCAGCGGATTAAACAAGAACTACCACAGCAGAAGCGTTGTGACTGATTTAAATATAGATATGAGCTCAGGAGAAATAATAGGGTTACTCGGCCCTAATGGCGCGGGAAAGACTACAACTTTTTACATGATAGTTGGCCTTATCGCTCCTGATAATGGAGCCATTTTCCTTGACGGTGAGGATATCAGCAAACTTCCTATGTACAAAAGGGCAAAGAAAGGAATCAGTTACCTGCCGCAGGAGCCGTCTATTTTCAGAAAATTAAATGTCGAGGACAACCTCAGAGCAGTTCTTGAGATTGCCGGCCTCCATAACTCGGGACTGAAAACCAAACTTGAAGCCATAATGGATGAATTCAAACTTACCCCTCTATCAAAAAGGATGGGACATCAACTCTCTGGCGGAGAACGCAGGAGGGTGGAAATAGCGAGGGCGCTTACACTCGACCCATTTTTCATCCTGCTCGATGAGCCCTTTGCAGGGATAGATCCGATTGCTGTTATAGAGCTGAAGAAAACCATAGGTTACCTCAAAGATAAAGGCATAGGGATAATCATAACTGACCACAACGTAAGGGAGACCCTTTCAATAACAGACAGGGCTTATATAATAAATAACGGAACAATCATAGCTGATGGCAGTCCTGAAAAGCTTGTGCAGGACGAAATGGTAAAAAAGACTTATCTCGGGGAGGACTTTACACTCTAATGGCTTTAGAAGGCAGACTCGAACTCAGACTTGCTCAGAAATTAATACTGACGCCCCAGTTGCAGCAGGCAATTAAGCTGCTACAACTACCGCAACTTGAACTCTTACAGTCTCTGACCCAGGAACTCGTAGAAAACCCATTCCTTGAGGAGATACTGGACAGGGAAGTGGAAGAAAGAGAAGAAATAACTAAAGAAGCAGAGCCATCCGAGGACATCATGGAAGACACAGAGGCCCCGCTTGAAAAAATATTTGGTTTTACAACCGATGAATATTTTGAGGAAAGGGGAAGCGACGGCAGGGACCTCGGCTATTTTAATCCTGGTATGGAGGCATCTGTACCTTTTGAGCATACTATCTCGAGAAAGCCTGACCTCTATGACCATCTCCTCTGGCAACTGGGACTTTCCCGTGTATCAGAGACAACAGGAAAAACCTGTGAGATTATCATCGGCAATCTTAACGAAGACGGCTATCTGCAGTCCACAATTGAAGAAATAGCAAAAATGGCAGAGGTTGATATAAAAGTTGCTGAAGAAGCCCTGCGCTTTGTCCAGGACTTTGATCCCCCTGGTGTGGGGGCCAGAGACTTAAAGGAATGCCTGCTTTTGCAGGCAAAGCAGCTTGACCTCGAACAATCGCTTGTGGGAGACATGCTCAGGGAAGGATTTGAAGACCTCGAGAAAAAGAAATATCAACACCTGGCCGCAAAATTTAACGTATCCGTGGGAGATGTTCTAAATGCGGTAAAAATTATCGAGAGTTTTGAGCCCAGACCTGGAAGAAACTATACAAACGAAAGAGTAAATTACATTATTCCGGACGTGTACATCTTTGAAGCCGAAGGCTCATACAGAATAATGTTAAATGATGAAGGAGTCCCAAGGTTACGGCTGTCGAATTATTACAGAAAACTCCTGGCGAATAAGAATAGCCTATCACCTGGGGACAAACAGTTCCTGGAGGAAAAACTCCGCTCTGCCGTTTGGCTGTTAAAAAGCCTCGACCAGAGAAACAAGACAATTTATAAGGTAACCGAGAACATATTAAAATTCCAGGAGGACTTTTTCAGGAAGGGCATTGAGTACCTGAGGCCTTTAAATCTAAAAGATGTAGCCGGAGAACTCGGCATGCATGAGAGTACCGTCAGCAGAGTGACATCAAATAAATACCTGCAGTGTCCCCGGGGGCTTTTCAGCTTCAGATTTTTCTTCAGCAGCGCCATTAAAGGCCAGACCGCTGATGTGTCATCCGCAAGTGTTAAGGACCTCATAAAACGCATAATCACAGAAGAAAACCCCGATGCACCTCTCAGCGATCAGCAGATTGTCGAAATGCTTAAAAATAAAAATATAACAATCGCAAGAAGAACCGTAGCAAAATATAGAGATGAATTAAAAATCCCGTCTCAGGGCAGACGTAAAAGATGGGCCTAAGGAGGAAGACATGAATATAATAGTCACA contains:
- the lptB gene encoding LPS export ABC transporter ATP-binding protein, with protein sequence MVHTLTVSGLNKNYHSRSVVTDLNIDMSSGEIIGLLGPNGAGKTTTFYMIVGLIAPDNGAIFLDGEDISKLPMYKRAKKGISYLPQEPSIFRKLNVEDNLRAVLEIAGLHNSGLKTKLEAIMDEFKLTPLSKRMGHQLSGGERRRVEIARALTLDPFFILLDEPFAGIDPIAVIELKKTIGYLKDKGIGIIITDHNVRETLSITDRAYIINNGTIIADGSPEKLVQDEMVKKTYLGEDFTL
- a CDS encoding RnfABCDGE type electron transport complex subunit D; this translates as MEASDKKLIVAISPHIKDEETTARIMWTVSLALLPAFLMSAYYFGPRALMVTAVSVISCVVFEAMTQMILKRKVTVSDGSAFLTGLLLGLNLPSSLPLYQPVIGSMVAIVITKHLFGGLGYNIFNPALIGRTLMIVTWPKAMTTWHKPVASITSLDAVTTATPLGILKEEGMSKLVEVFGDKSDLYVSLFIGDRAGSLGETSVIALLLGAAFLFYRGYITWHIPFSFIATVVALTWIFGGKDALFTGDPILHFLSGGLVLGAFFMATDYVTCPTVRKAQIIFGIGCGALTALIRLKGGYPEGVMFAILIMNCFAPLLDRRFKTRTFGAKEQKQ
- the rsxC gene encoding electron transport complex subunit RsxC; this translates as MKAATFERGTHPEESKELTAGKPVLLAKPPQRAIIPLIQHIGAPCKAAVNVGDEVKKGQIIGEAQGFVSTPVHASISGKIIAAGNFPHVSGRDMPALVIENDGRDEWVSGLKENNDYLSLTAEEIRNIVKNAGIVGMGGATFPTHVKLSPPEEKPINAVILNGAECEPYLTSDHSLMLERPEDVIEGLRIIMKSMGVSKGYIGIEENKPDAIQKISQAVSGTQDIEVFALETKYPQGAEKMLIKAILNREVPSGGLPMDVGVVVQNVGTAVAIYDAVRYGRPLIERVVTVTGRGIREPRNLLVRIGTPILQLIEECGGFSNGIGRVVAGGPMMGIAQTSLDTPVIKGTSGILVLREDEVEDVDYGSCIRCGRCVDACPMGLQPSILSVLAERGHYKDMRGYNLMDCFECGTCAYLCPARRPIVQWIKLAKFILAKK
- the lptA gene encoding lipopolysaccharide transport periplasmic protein LptA, with protein sequence MTSKPSFTDKALLSFILTIFITGIAPSFPDRVGLSDAEDTKEQTKTEKKPIIITSKTLTADNKTNTAIFEGSVVAKTEDITIYSDKMIVYSDNTRNKITKIEASGNVRAHKKERAIFSKEATYYEEDEKIVFTGEPKAVEGENVVTGTKITYFIKDDRSIVEGSRAFLKKKGER
- the rsxE gene encoding electron transport complex subunit RsxE, yielding MNYWKIFKNGIFGENPVFRLALSLCPAVAVTSGVKNGFLMGIAVLFVITMVNLTVSVLKKFIHPKVRIPAYMFIIATWVTVTDLMMAAHARDVYKDMGLYIQLIVAFAIILSRAEVFASKQKVIPSVVDGLGMGMGFLIALVMISFVREVLGKGAIWGEPIIASKPLLIMILPTGGFFVVGLLMGLLNWIEIKFFGGKGAGEGAPHPH
- a CDS encoding RnfABCDGE type electron transport complex subunit G; this translates as MNDVIKITMSLVVIFVCAGLIMAGIFSHASPVMYWAEVREKEEALKKMAPEAERIDEAGKWFLFKKENEYFEAKKGDNIIGYIASSIGKGYSSYIKLLISVDNDLKIKSINVLRHGETPGLGDVIESPEFKDQFKGKGLDQLVLVKGETKDKIQAVTGATISSRAVTNGVKDAVKMLHEKYGKEEASKKEAE
- the lptC gene encoding LPS export ABC transporter periplasmic protein LptC, whose protein sequence is MKGKFVFIVSALLALGIVLILGYEDNEIKTTPSHRTSSVQGFRITNKEGNKTQWELTANKAEFQEGEKEILLKDITLKLQHNNEIILTGSSGIYNIQNSNLAVNKPVEVNMDFYKLTTDSLLWNGSEELITTKDDIKLIGKTFLIEGSGLSATMGEQKVRVLSDVKAQFYR
- the rpoN gene encoding RNA polymerase factor sigma-54 translates to MALEGRLELRLAQKLILTPQLQQAIKLLQLPQLELLQSLTQELVENPFLEEILDREVEEREEITKEAEPSEDIMEDTEAPLEKIFGFTTDEYFEERGSDGRDLGYFNPGMEASVPFEHTISRKPDLYDHLLWQLGLSRVSETTGKTCEIIIGNLNEDGYLQSTIEEIAKMAEVDIKVAEEALRFVQDFDPPGVGARDLKECLLLQAKQLDLEQSLVGDMLREGFEDLEKKKYQHLAAKFNVSVGDVLNAVKIIESFEPRPGRNYTNERVNYIIPDVYIFEAEGSYRIMLNDEGVPRLRLSNYYRKLLANKNSLSPGDKQFLEEKLRSAVWLLKSLDQRNKTIYKVTENILKFQEDFFRKGIEYLRPLNLKDVAGELGMHESTVSRVTSNKYLQCPRGLFSFRFFFSSAIKGQTADVSSASVKDLIKRIITEENPDAPLSDQQIVEMLKNKNITIARRTVAKYRDELKIPSQGRRKRWA